The following proteins come from a genomic window of Pichia kudriavzevii chromosome 1, complete sequence:
- a CDS encoding uncharacterized protein (PKUD0A08370), translated as MSERTQQDGKLDKQIAGDRNEEERKPKPKPKSKNKRPTNGKLQNSAKKPKDSKTDEVKPKKPQPKPLYRELQNLLGYVNPITANGISIKSLSTDPLSFFEKIINDKDNRDELFMTFLLKPSDPDFPYDLGLLTLTLCIPQSYPQNHGTPSIMVLDDNIPRGYSLNIEIGFKQIVNTILENRSLKKKAKKHSTKKKVSEKKVEENKKSEDNNEQEDQGELKIEVVGGNNLLGMIKTLDKYLEKFLSMEKKDTIKLVKVMNMKQESVKEQQLKEQAKEKQKNQKKVAKSEEKTLLDHAKYQKRTEEVDRFKQRFKDYGLKVCRTTPRGVTFKLFLLFKDDHLTLEFNELDQITIEKLHIKLDIPKEYLNAPKKGIKLSVDMSDSNNIEMINSISDTNVRLIFGKLINNINKNFDTFSSDVATINLSNLESDSEKYWSIPSQLNFFQYNIQKFMNEKAEFLSWYSANKEMSYNLT; from the coding sequence ATGTCCGAACGTACCCAGCAGGACGGAAAATTAGATAAGCAGATAGCCGGTGACAGGAACGAGGAGGAAAGGAAACCGAAACCGAAACCCAAATCCAAGAATAAAAGACCCACGAATGGTAAATTGCAAAACAGTGCCAAGAAACCCAAGGATTCAAAAACCGACGAAGTCaaaccaaagaaaccaCAGCCTAAGCCCCTTTACAGAGAATTACAGAACTTGCTTGGCTATGTCAATCCAATTACCGCCAATGGTATATCTATAAAATCGTTGTCGACTGACCCGTTgtcattttttgaaaaaatcataaaCGATAAGGACAATCGTGATGAACTATTCATGACGTTTTTGCTGAAACCCTCTGATCCCGATTTTCCTTACGACTTGGGGCTTCTAACTCTTACTTTGTGTATCCCCCAGAGCTATCCTCAAAACCATGGAACGCCATCGATCATGGTTTTAGATGATAATATTCCAAGAGGATACAGTTTAAATATTGAGATTGGTTTCAAGCAGATTGTTAACACTATATTGGAAAACCGGTCGCTTAAAAAGAAGGCAAAGAAACACAGcacgaaaaagaaagtcaGTGAAAAGAAGGTggaggaaaacaaaaagagtGAGGACAATAACGAACAAGAGGACCAGGGTGAActtaaaattgaagttgttggAGGTAACAATTTACTAGGTATGATCAAGACCTTAGATAAATACCTTGAGAAGTTTTTATCTatggaaaagaaggataCCATTAAACTAGTCAAAGTTATGAATATGAAGCAAGAGTCCGTAAAGGAGCAGCAATTAAAGGAGCAAGCCaaggagaaacagaagaaCCAAAAGAAGGTTGCGAAATCCGAAGAAAAAACCTTGTTAGATCACGccaaatatcaaaaaaGAACAGAAGAAGTAGACAGGTTTAAACAAAGGTTCAAAGATTACGGGCTCAAAGTTTGTAGGACAACCCCTCGTGGGGTAACCTTCAAACTATTCCTGCTCTTCAAAGATGATCATCTTACATTAGAATTTAACGAATTGGATCAAATAACAATCGAAAAATTGCATATTAAACTCGATATTCCAAAAGAGTATTTGAATGCCCCAAAGAAAGGTATAAAGCTCTCGGTAGATATGTCGGACAGCAACAACATAGAaatgataaattcaatatcAGACACAAATGTGAGGTTGATTTTTGGTAAACTgatcaataacatcaataaGAACTTTGATACGTTTTCGAGTGACGTGGCTACCATAAATCTGAGTAATCTTGAGTCGGACTCTGAAAAATACTGGAGCATTCCAAGTCAGTTAAACTTTTTTCAATACAAcattcaaaaatttatGAATGAAAAGGCTGAATTCCTAAGCTGGTATTCAGCCAATAAGGAGATGAGTTACAACCTGACATAG
- a CDS encoding uncharacterized protein (PKUD0A08380; similar to Saccharomyces cerevisiae YIL160C (POT1); ancestral locus Anc_5.718), with amino-acid sequence MQRLNQISDHLKSTGSEYSLKKEDDVVIVAAYRTALTKSGKGAFRDINSDVILYKLLVEMFHKVKIDPSLIGDVAVGNVLNPGAGVNEHRAAAIASGIPSSVPFIALNRQCSSGLMAINDIANKIKTGQIECGLAAGVESMSQNYGPQAVPKISPLVQTASKEAKDCLLPMGTTSENVNEKYRIGREEQDEFAANSYKKAEIAISTGLFKDEILPIKVEVEEEVEEEGDEEGGEPRRKTVVVDTDEGPRKGVTRESLQRLKPAFKKNGASHAGNSSQISDGAAAVLLMTRRLAAKLHLAVLGKYIATSVVGVPPNIMGIGPSVAIPDVLNKANLAVSDVSVFEINEAFAGQALYSIQASHIDINKVNPRGGAIALGHPLGCTGARQTCTLLRELNAGEYGVVSMCIGGGQGAATIFLKE; translated from the coding sequence ATGCAAAGACTCAATCAGATAAGTGACCATTTGAAAAGTACAGGCTCGGAGTacagtttgaaaaaagaagacgatgttgttattgttgcCGCATATAGAACTGCACTAACTAAAAGTGGTAAGGGTGCATTTAGAGACATCAATTCAGATGTCATTTTATATAAATTATTGGTGGAAATGTTTCACAAGGTCAAGATTGATCCTTCTCTCATTGGTGATGTTGCTGTCGGTAATGTCTTGAATCCTGGAGCAGGTGTTAATGAACATCGGGCTGCGGCAATTGCCTCTGGTATCCCATCTTCGGTTCCCTTTATAGCGCTCAATAGACAATGTTCGTCTGGATTGATGGCCATCAATGATATAGCCAATAAGATTAAGACGGGGCAGATTGAATGTGGGTTGGCTGCAGGTGTTGAGAGCATGTCGCAGAATTATGGTCCGCAAGCTGTTCCAAAGATTTCCCCACTTGTACAGACGGCCTCCAAAGAGGCAAAGGATTGTTTATTACCAATGGGTACTACCAGTGAAAATGTAAATGAAAAGTACCGCATTGGCAGAGAGGAGCAGGATGAATTTGCGGCAAATTCCTATAAGAAGGCTGAAATTGCAATTAGTACAGGCTTGTTtaaagatgaaattttACCAAtaaaagttgaagttgaagaagaagttgaagaagaaggtgatgaagaaggtgGAGAGCCAAGGAGGAAAACAGTTGTTGTAGATACAGATGAAGGGCCTCGAAAGGGCGTCACACGAGAATCTCTCCAAAGGCTTAAGCCAGCCTTTAAAAAGAATGGTGCTTCACATGCCGGCAACTCCTCACAAATCTCAGACGGTGCTGCTGCTGTGCTTTTAATGACTAGACGTCTAGCAGCAAAGCTCCACTTGGCGGTTTTGGGGAAATATATTGCAACTTCGGTTGTGGGCGTCCCACCAAACATTATGGGCATTGGCCCTTCAGTTGCAATTCCAGATGTCTTGAACAAGGCCAATCTTGCTGTATCGGATGTATCTGTTTTCGAAATCAACGAAGCGTTTGCCGGCCAGGCCCTATATTCAATACAGGCCTCACATATTGACATCAACAAGGTCAATCCTAGAGGCGGGGCAATTGCTCTTGGCCATCCTTTGGGATGCACTGGCGCTCGACAAACATGTACCCTACTAAGGGAACTAAATGCTGGTGAATATGGTGTTGTAAGCATGTGCATTGGTGGCGGCCAAGGTGCAGCcacaatatttttgaaggAATAA
- a CDS encoding uncharacterized protein (PKUD0A08390; similar to Saccharomyces cerevisiae YBR110W (ALG1); ancestral locus Anc_3.361) has protein sequence MLTDWIKYVGLPQEYWSFSKYTWALVFLWLSTPTLYVIYSRYQYICRVFERRSNIIVSEQQNEVVIVVLGDLGHSPRMSYHARSFEKLGYQVNLCGYLESNLPDYLKTPDISVYDVPVIKNKRNLPYILFAFMKVSSQFFDLTWLLKDVIDDGTRYVLVQNPPSLPVLLIIGLIKKFWAPHIQIIVDWHNLNWSILNLKYKNENNKMVRFMKMYEKYCARKVADFNITVSQTLKEYLIETFQLKKDKVLTLYDRPSNIFSPLDSREQLKDIVTNNKLVFGDINYNQNNDRILITSTSFTQDEDFTILVEALNILDVQLKNSSSPKRIIMIVTGKGPMQEDFHRMLDSYPWKKVIIKNLWLPIADYPKILKIADLGISLHYSSSGLDLPMKIVDLFGSGVPVITMNFTGISELVKDGINGLIMKNNTDASEMADKISSLLFRDVKRYVTLKEGALLESQRHWNDEWDEKLKPLVCINNHAHL, from the coding sequence ATGTTGACCGACTGGATCAAGTATGTGGGGCTCCCACAGGAATACTGGTCGTTCTCCAAGTACACATGGGCACTAGTTTTCCTCTGGCTATCCACGCCCACCCTCTATGTTATCTATAGTCGATATCAATACATTTGCCGTGTATTTGAACGTCGGAGCAACATCATAGTGTCTGAGCAGCAGAACGAGGTGGTCATTGTAGTTCTAGGAGATTTAGGACACTCTCCAAGGATGTCATACCATGCCAGAAGCTTTGAGAAACTGGGTTACCAGGTCAACCTCTGTGGGTATTTGGAGAGTAATTTACCGGATTACCTCAAAACTCCAGACATTTCCGTGTACGATGTTCCTGTTATTAAGAATAAGAGAAATTTACCATACATTCTCTTTGCCTTTATGAAAGTTTCCTCTCAATTCTTTGACCTTACGTGGCTCTTGAAAGACGTTATCGATGATGGCACCAGGTATGTCCTTGTTCAGAATCCACCCTCTCTACCGGTTCTTTTAATTATCGGATTGATAAAGAAGTTTTGGGCGCCGCacattcaaatcattgtAGATTGGCACAATCTAAACTGGAGTATTTTAAACttaaaatacaaaaatgaaaacaataaaatgGTGAGATTTATGAAAATGtatgaaaaatattgtgCTAGAAAAGTGGCGGATTTTAATATAACAGTCTCTCAAACACTCAAGGAGTATCTCATTGAGACATTCCAGCtgaaaaaagataaagtCCTAACTTTGTATGATCGTCCAAGCAATATCTTCAGTCCCTTGGATTCACGTGAGCAATTGAAAGATATAGTTACAAATAACAAACTAGTGTTTGGTGATATAAACTACAACCAAAACAATGATCGCATTTTaataacttcaacttcGTTTACGCaggatgaagatttcaCAATTTTGGTGGAGGCGTTGAATATCTTGGATGTCCAACTGAAGAACTCGTCGTCGCCCAAAAGGATTATTATGATTGTTACGGGAAAAGGCCCTATGCAGGAAGATTTCCACAGAATGCTTGATTCATACCCTTGGAAGAAAGTAATTATCAAGAACTTGTGGTTGCCTATTGCAGATTATCCAAAGATTCTGAAAATTGCAGACCTTGGAATTTCTCTGCATTATTCGTCATCAGGCCTTGATTTGCCAATGAAAATAGTTGATTTGTTTGGATCGGGGGTTCCTGTAATTACGATGAATTTCACCGGGATCTCGGAGCTTGTTAAGGATGGCATTAATGGattaataatgaaaaataacaCAGACGCATCTGAAATGGCAGATAAAATTTCGAGTCTACTTTTTAGAGACGTTAAAAGGTACGTGACTCTAAAGGAAGGAGCTCTACTAGAGAGTCAAAGACACTGGAATGATGAATGGGATGAGAAATTAAAACCACTGGTATGTATCAACAATCATGCACACCTCTAA
- a CDS encoding uncharacterized protein (PKUD0A08400), with product MGIELRSAYGDTGIDCITLFHETNSSEDDLYNPEGSIYEVIPGNGEKTVRFKEALVTNDTSSEAESDVNSLVGKCTSAPHLMEMFVDNKSSVSNSGNSGVCKHRINTSQEECTSSCYENDLSCDDNISNEVFANTKSFDKEPSYLSSEKVQSLQFSQINFEPTYNLDSRKFKQPETKSKHQIKEPPLEEKTEIYKSNNQCKVLIPKDKNVALTAGGGIQETSHTLHKPPRRRGKKDWNEVSDTFRNESNPSTGSLRKRLLQKWRFQKKNKEPPQKIAELDEVVQSQSDTMGSLEDVCRKLQRENSELKRNYNRELQEKQTLCEKLYQTHLELDKAVVQLNVLRQTKKMDDTTIMSLNGILNSQSYLREQLECTKGLIEIAQNKNAFLQELFMFISKKLNHIYRYTLAPAFFLIEDTLDISGDFLKGDSDHTIQDFVDMHLVLFKEIYEMTAIDEVKDIPVFQEKQKEMVAQIDCYFLRLNKIIATKMENLVHQRCLV from the coding sequence ATGGGGATTGAGTTACGTTCCGCCTATGGTGACACAGGCATAGATTGTATAACCCTATTTCACGAAACCAACTCTTCCGAAGATGATCTCTACAACCCCGAGGGAAGTATCTACGAGGTGATTCCGGGCAATGGTGAGAAGACTGTTAGATTCAAAGAAGCACTTGTAACAAACGATACATCTTCTGAGGCGGAGAGTGATGTCAATTCTTTAGTGGGGAAATGTACATCTGCTCCACATCTTATGGAGATGTTTGTAGATAACAAAAGTAGTGTAAGCAACTCTGGAAACAGTGGTGTATGCAAGCATAGAATAAATACCAGTCAAGAAGAATGTACAAGTAGTTGTTACGAGAATGATTTAAGCTGCGATGATAATATTAGTAATGAGGTGTTTGCTAATacaaaaagttttgataaagaaCCCAGTTATTTAAGTTCCGAAAAGGTACAATCACTGCAATTTTCACAAATTAATTTTGAACCAACTTATAATCTTGATTCtagaaaattcaaacagCCGGAAACCAAATCTAAACACCAAATAAAGGAACCAcctcttgaagaaaagactGAAATCTACAAATCTAACAACCAGTGTAAGGTCCTTATCccaaaagataaaaatgTTGCACTGACAGCTGGTGGTGGTATCCAAGAAACCAGTCATACGTTACATAAACCACCTAGAAGAAGAGGTAAAAAAGACTGGAATGAAGTTTCTGATACTTTTCGGAATGAATCGAATCCGTCAACAGGAAGTTTGCGTAAACGACTTTTACAGAAATGGAgatttcagaaaaaaaacaaggaaCCCCCACAAAAAATCGCTGAACTAGACGAAGTTGTCCAATCTCAAAGTGATACTATGGGTTCATTAGAAGATGTGTGTCGGAAGCTACAAAGGGAAAATTCcgaattgaaaagaaactatAATCGGGAACTACAGGAAAAGCAAACTTTATGTGAGAAGTTATACCAAACTCATCTAGAATTAGATAAAGCTGTAGTTCAGCTCAATGTACTGAGacaaaccaaaaagatGGATGATACGACTATCATGAGCTTAAACGGAATTCTGAATTCTCAGAGTTATTTGCGGGAACAACTCGAATGTACCAAGGGGTTGATTGAAATTGCACAGAATAAGAACGCCTTCTTACAAGAGCTATTTATGTTTATCTCAAAAAAGCTTAACCATATATACCGATATACATTGGCACCAGCCTTTTTCCTTATCGAAGATACTCTGGACATATCAGGTGACTTCTTGAAAGGTGACTCTGATCACACAATTCAAGATTTTGTTGACATGCATCTGGtattattcaaagaaatctACGAAATGACAGCCATAGATGAGGTCAAAGACATACCAGTATTTcaggagaaacagaaagaaATGGTTGCTCAAATAGACTGCTATTTTCTACGActaaacaaaatcattgcTACGAAGATGGAAAACCTTGTCCATCAGAGGTGTCTCGTATAG
- a CDS encoding uncharacterized protein (PKUD0A08410; similar to Saccharomyces cerevisiae YDR127W (ARO1); ancestral locus Anc_8.287) has translation MVQEGHVQKVSILGTDSIHVGYKIQNHICTEIVTNLKSSTYVIITDTNLVKAGHLDRYKEAFLETISRVRPDARLLTYVISPGEANKNRVTKAAVEDYLLSEGCTRDTIIVAMGGGIIGDMIGYVAATFMRGVKFVQIPTTLLAMVDSSIGGKTAIDTPLGKNFIGAFWQPQYVMVDIAFLQTLPVREFINGMAEVIKTAAIWNETEFDRLESYTELFLQTINTRNSEGKVDLTPILDHVFKLVLESIKVKAEVVTLDEREGGLRNLLNFGHSIGHAYEAILTPQALHGECVAIGSIKEAELSRYLGILPPVAVSRLRKCFEGYGLPVSIHDKVLRKRTNNKVCPVDVLLKKMAIDKKNDGSKKKVVLLKKIGECYEPSASYVNDEDLRVILTEEIQVYPFELDSKKNVIVTPPGSKSISNRALILAALGKGQCKLKNLLHSDDTQHMLSAVSAMKGAEITWEDNGETVVLNGNGGKLVTTEETIYLGNAGTASRFLTTIACLVGVNGDLNTIKLTGNSRMQERPNGPLIDALRANGAEIECLNKEGSLPIVVKCGKGLKGGRIELAATVSSQYVSSILLAAPYAQNPVTLSLVGGKPISQLYIDMTIRMMSAFGIEVKKSATEEYTYEIPLGHYVNPPEYVIESDASSATYPLAYAAMTGTKCTIPNIGSSSLQGDARFAVEVLKPMGCTVTQTETSTTVQGPALGTLKSLKHVDMEPMTDAFLTATVVAAIANDPGNATTITGIANQRVKECNRIAAMRIELAKFGVIASELDDGIVIHGIDYKDLKAPEEPGVHSYDDHRVAMSFSLLAGMVQNGPVIIQERYCTSKTWPGWWDILHTKLGVRLDGYEPKDFAESDSKGKLPPKNGNKSIILVGMRAAGKSTMSQVISSTTGFDILDIDHYFEKKIGKTIKEFVEANSWDEFRKQELETFKEVLEKHSRNTIISTGGGIVEIPEAREILIKYKKDGIVLHLHRDVQQMVEFLNEKDTERPAYTEEISSVWKRRKPWYEAVSNYFFYLPHCNNNDELSHLKKTMGLFIDEIIGDPAPVPNSRSYFVCLTYPDLKEGNALENLSKITSGADAVELRVDLLKSYNHDFVAEQIALLRNHTEIPIIFTLRTVSQGGKFPDSEYERISELTELAFKMGVAYVDMELSLPESLFSTLVANKRFTRIIGSHHDFSGEFKWDNSEWENKYNFAVNSNVDIIKFVGTALEFTDNFALEAFRKTHTAKPLIAINMRRLGQLSRIVNPLLTPVTHPLLPNSAAPGQLSIKQINQSLYIIGGLSPKKFAVVGSPVSHSRSPALHTKGYELFGLPYEFSKFETDDANKVYNELVKDPEFGGCAITIPLKMDMLKYATELSDSARIIGAINTFYPLGDGKYYGTNTDWIGITESFKNNGVYGSAMKGLIIGGGGTSRAAVYAFKQMGCKKIYMLNRTVSKLQEIKDSFPSDYNIEILDSSSVPNIENIDLVVSTVPANVDLDPEFTSNIKHVLSKGSGPKAFIEAAYKPLVTPLMTIANEEFMWNVIPGREMLVNQGIAQFQEFCGIKPPYDEVFEAVTSE, from the coding sequence ATGGTTCAAGAAGGGCATGTTCAGAAAGTGTCCATTTTGGGCACAGATTCAATTCACGTTGGATACAAAATCCAAAACCACATCTGTACTGAAATTGTcacaaatttgaaatcttctACTTACGTTATCATCACCGACACTAACTTAGTCAAGGCAGGCCATTTAGACAGATACAAGGAAGCCTTTTTGGAGACTATTTCGAGAGTCAGACCAGATGCAAGATTGCTAACCTATGTTATTTCGCCTGGGGAAGCAAACAAGAATAGAGTCACCAAAGCTGCTGTGGAAGACTACCTTCTTTCCGAAGGTTGTACCAGAGACACCATTATTGTTGCTATGGGCGGTGGTATTATTGGTGACATGATTGGTTACGTTGCTGCCACTTTTATGAGAGGTGTAAAATTTGTCCAAATTCCAACCACTTTATTAGCTATGGttgattcttcaattggTGGTAAAACTGCCATTGATACTCCATTAGGTAAGAACTTTATAGGTGCATTTTGGCAACCCCAATATGTCATGGTTGATATTGCATTCTTGCAAACGTTGCCTGTCCGGGAATTTATCAATGGTATGGCGGAGGTCATTAAGACTGCTGCCATCTGGAATGAAACAGAATTTGACAGATTAGAATCCTACACCGAATTATTTCTACAGACCATTAATACTAGAAATTCCGAAGGCAAGGTTGATCTCACCCCCATTTTAGATcatgttttcaaactcGTTCTTGAGTCAATCAAGGTTAAGGCTGAGGTCGTCACTTTGGACGAAAGAGAAGGCGGCTTAAGAAACCTTTTAAATTTTGGCCATTCCATTGGCCATGCTTACGAAGCAATCTTGACTCCGCAAGCGCTACACGGGGAATGTGTTGCCATTGGATCCATCAAGGAAGCCGAGCTGAGTAGATACCTGGGCATCCTACCACCGGTGGCAGTTTCAAGATTGagaaaatgttttgaaGGCTATGGTTTGCCTGTGAGTATTCATGATAAGgttttgagaaaaagaacaaataaCAAGGTATGTCCAGTTGATGTtctattgaagaaaatggccATTGATAAGAAGAACGATGGTTCTAAAAAGAAGGTcgttttattgaaaaaaattggtgaATGCTACGAACCAAGTGCTTCTTACGTTAACGATGAAGACTTGAGAGTTATCTTGACCgaagaaattcaagtttatcCATTTGAGCTTGACTCAAAGAAGAACGTCATTGTTACTCCCCCAGGTTCAAAATCCATCTCCAACAGAGCACTAATTCTAGCTGCCTTGGGTAAGGGACAATGTAAGTTAAAAAACTTACTTCACTCAGATGATACTCAGCACATGCTTTCTGCTGTTTCAGCGATGAAAGGTGCTGAAATCACATGGGAAGATAATGGGGAAACCGTAGTTTTGAATGGTAACGGTGGTAAGCTGGTTACTACTGAAGAAACAATTTACCTTGGTAATGCAGGTACCGCTTCCAGGTTTTTGACCACTATTGCTTGTCTGGTTGGTGTTAATGGTGATTTAAACACCATTAAATTAACTGGTAACAGTAGAATGCAAGAGAGACCAAATGGTCCTTTGATTGATGCTTTGAGAGCAAATGGTGCAGAGATTGAGTGTTTAAACAAAGAAGGCTCATTGCCAATTGTGGTTAAGTGTGGTAAGGGTTTGAAAGGAGGTAGAATTGAATTGGCTGCAACAGTTTCCTCACAATACGTTTCTTCAATCTTGCTTGCTGCTCCGTATGCACAAAACCCAGTTACCTTGTCGTTAGTTGGCGGCAAGCcaatttctcaactttACATTGATATGACTATTAGAATGATGTCTGCTTTTGGTATCGAAGTTAAAAAATCAGCAACAGAAGAGTATACATACGAAATCCCTCTAGGTCATTATGTGAACCCTCCTGAATACGTCATCGAATCCGACGCTTCTTCGGCAACATACCCATTAGCATATGCTGCAATGACCGGCACAAAATGTACCATTCCAAACATCGGCTCATCCTCGTTACAAGGTGATGCCAGATTTGCTGTTGAGGTCTTAAAACCAATGGGCTGTACAGTCACTCAGACTGAAACTAGTACCACCGTCCAAGGACCAGCTTTAGGTACATTGAAGTCTTTGAAGCATGTCGACATGGAACCTATGACTGATGCCTTCCTAACTGCAACAGTAGTTGCAGCGATTGCAAATGATCCAGGCAATGCAACAACTATTACTGGAATTGCTAACCAAAGAGTCAAAGAGTGCAATCGTATTGCAGCTATGAGAATTGAGTTGGCGAAATTTGGTGTAATAGCTTCCGAATTGGATGATGGTATTGTTATTCACGGTATTGACTACAAAGACTTGAAAGCGCCAGAAGAGCCAGGCGTTCATTCTTATGACGACCATAGAGTTGCGATGAGTTTCTCGCTATTAGCTGGTATGGTCCAGAATGGTCCCGTTATTATCCAAGAAAGATACTGTACTTCCAAGACATGGCCTGGTTGGTGGGATATTTTACACACAAAATTAGGAGTTAGACTTGATGGCTATGAGCCAAAGGATTTTGCAGAATCAGACTCTAAAGGTAAATTACCTCCGAAGAATGGTAATAAATCTATTATCTTGGTGGGAATGAGGGCTGCTGGTAAGAGTACTATGTCCCAGGTTATATCATCCACGACTGGTTTCGATATTCTTGATATCGATCACtactttgaaaagaaaatcgGCAAGACAATAAaagaatttgttgaagcaAATTCATGGGATGAGTTTAGAAAGCAAGAACTCGAAACATTCAAGGAAGTTTTAGAGAAACATTCACGTAATACCATTATTTCAACGGGCGGTGGCATTGTCGAAATTCCCGAAGCAAGAGAAATACTCATCAAGTATAAGAAAGATGGCATTGTCTTACATCTGCACAGAGATGTTCAACAAATGGTGGAGTTCTTGAATGAAAAAGACACGGAAAGACCAGCATATACAGAAGAAATATCTTCTGTATggaagagaagaaaaccTTGGTATGAGGCTGTTTCGAACTACTTTTTTTACCTGCCACATTGTAACAATAATGATGAGCTGTCTCATTTAAAGAAGACGATGGGattatttattgatgaaatcattgGTGATCCTGCACCTGTTCCAAACTCCAGATCctattttgtttgtttgacTTATCCCGATTTGAAGGAAGGAAACGCACTAGAGAATCTCTCCAAAATTACTTCAGGAGCTGATGCGGTTGAACTACGTGTTGATTTACTAAAGAGTTATAATCatgattttgttgctgAACAAATTGCTTTACTTAGAAACCATACTGAGATTCCGATCATCTTCACCCTTAGAACAGTTTCTCAGGGTGGAAAATTCCCCGACAGTGAGTATGAGAGAATATCCGAGTTAACCGAGTTAGCATTCAAAATGGGTGTTGCTTATGTTGATATGGAATTATCTTTGCCAGAAAGTTTATTCTCAACATTAGTTGCCAACAAGAGATTTACAAGGATAATTGGCTCACATCATGATTTCTCTGGTGAATTCAAGTGGGACAATTCCGAATGGGAGAATAAGTATAATTTTGCTGTTAATTCAAACGTCgacattatcaaatttgTCGGTACAGCCCTTGAATTCACTGACAACTTTGCCTTAGAGGCGTTTAGAAAAACGCATACAGCTAAACCATTGATTGCGATCAATATGCGCAGATTAGGCCAGTTGTCTAGAATTGTTAATCCATTATTAACTCCAGTTACTCACCCATTATTGCCAAACTCAGCTGCGCCAGGCCAGTtatcaatcaaacaaatcaacCAATCATTATATATTATTGGTGGATTAAGTCCAAAGAAGTTTGCCGTAGTGGGTTCTCCAGTTTCCCATTCGAGATCTCCTGCTTTGCATACCAAAGGTTATGAACTTTTCGGATTACCTTAcgaattttcaaaatttgaaactgACGATGCGAATAAAGTTTACAACGAGCTGGTCAAGGATCCAGAATTTGGCGGTTGTGCTATTACGATACCTTTGAAAATGGATATGCTAAAATATGCTACTGAGTTAAGTGATTCAGCAAGAATTATTGGTGCAATCAACACCTTTTACCCATTGGGTGATGGTAAATACTACGGTACCAACACTGATTGGATTGGAATCACTGagtctttcaaaaataacGGGGTTTATGGTAGCGCTATGAAGGGATTGATTATTGGTGGTGGCGGTACCTCAAGAGCCGCTGTGTACGCATTCAAACAGATGGGCTGCAAGAAGATCTACATGCTCAACAGAACTGTTTCTAAGTTACAAGAGATCAAGGATTCGTTCCCATCTGATTATAATATTGAGATTTTAGATAGCTCATCTGTTCCAAACATCGAGAATATTGATTTAGTTGTCTCTACAGTCCCTGCAAATGTGGACTTGGATCCAGAATTCACTTCCAACATCAAACATGTTTTATCTAAGGGTAGTGGTCCTAAGGCTTTTATTGAAGCGGCATACAAACCATTGGTTACTCCCTTAATGACCATTGCTAATGAGGAGTTCATGTGGAACGTTATCCCTGGTAGAGAAATGTTGGTTAATCAAGGTATCGCTCAATTTCAAGAGTTCTGCGGTATTAAACCGCCTTATGATGAGGTTTTCGAGGCAGTCACTTCTGAGTAG